In Streptomyces sp. NBC_01264, the DNA window ACGGGCTGGGGCACGTGCGCCCGGACGCCCGGCTGGGCACCGCGTGCGGCATGGCGATCAAGATGTTCGACATCCCCGGCCCGTCCCTCACGGACGAACCGGCTGCGGGGACCATGGACTACAACCTGATCAACAACCCCGTGTTCTTCGCGAACACCGCCCGTGACTACGTCGTGCTCGCCCGGCTGTTCAGCCAGTTGCCCGACGCGCTGGCAGACCGCTCGCAGCGGGTGGCCTGGCTGCACGCCTTCGTCACCCGGGACGGGGAACTGCCGCCCGAGAAGTGGCTGTGGGACGAACTCCTGGCGATCCTCTCCCAGCAGGCCCGGCCGCTGCCGCACCTGCTCCACACGACATTCTGGTCCATGGGCGCGGTGCGCCACGGCGAGTACGTCGCCAAGGTCCGGGTGGCGCCGGCCACCGGCACCCCGGCCGCGCCCGCCCGACCGGTGGACCCGCTGTCGTCCGCCCACCCCGTCCGGGCGGCACTCCTCGAGGACGTCGCCTCGGCGGACCACGTCTTCGACCTCCAGGTGCAGCTCTGCACGGACCTGACGGCCATGCCGGTGGAGAACACCTCGGTGCCGTGGCCCGAGCACCTCTCGCCGTTCGTGACGGTGGCCCGGATCATCATCCCCGCCCAGGACGTCTCCGCCCCCGACAACCTCGACCGGGCGGATGTCCCGTCCTTCACTCCCTGGCGCACGCCTGAGGAGCACCGGCCGGTCGGGCAGATCCAGGAAGTGCGCCGCCGTGTCTACGAGCGGTCCTCCGTCCTGCGCCACCGGCTCAACGGACAGGTCCGGGTGGAACCCCGCGACCAGGACGACGTGCTCCCGCCGGCCCCCTGACAGGGGGTGCGGGATCATCCGCCCCGGGGGCCGAACGGGGTAGGCACCGGGCCCGGGGCATTGTCACGTTGTCGCCAGCATGATCGTTTGATGGTGGGTCAGCGTGTGGCGGGGCCGGGTCGGGGCTGTGGTTCAGACCGTGGCGGGCATGCCGGTGGCACCGGTGATGTGGTTCCAGATCGTGAAGCGGATGGTCATCTTGAGGCGGTGGCGGGCGGCGGTCATGAGGTGGCGGTGGGGTCGGAAGTGGGGTCAGATTCCGGTGAACGCGGACAGGGGTGCTGTCACGTTGTCCGGGCGTCTGGGATGATCTTCGGGTTGGGGTCTTCCGGGGTGGGGTTCGTGTCGTCTGTGGTGCCGTCGTACGCGAATCATCGCTATCCGGTGGAGATCATTTCGCACTGTGTGTGGCTGTACTTCCGTTTCCCGCTCTCCTTGCGTGAGGTGGAGGAGATGATGCTCGAGCGGGGTGTCGTCGTCTCCTACGAGAGCATCCGGCGTTGGTGTCTGAAGTTTGGTCGGGCCTATGCCAACAGCCTGAGCCGGCGGCGCCCGCAGCCGGGCGACAAGTGGCACTTGGACGAGGTGTTCATCAAGGTCAACGGGGTGCAGAAGTACTTGTGGCGGGCCGTCGATGCCGACGGCAACGTCCTGGACATCCTGGTGCAGAGCCGTCGTGACAAGGCTGCGGCCAGGCGTTTCTTCCGTCGGCTCCTCACCACGACCGGGCAGGTTCCCCGGGTGGTCGTCACCGACGGGCTGAAGTCGTACGGGGCCGCGCACCGTGAGGTGATGACCTCGGTGGAACACCGCTCCCACAAAGGATTGAACAACCGGGCGGAGAACTCCCACCAGCCCACCAGGCAGCGCGAATGCGCGATGAAAGGCTTCCGCAGCGTCGGCGGGGCGCAACGCTTCCTGTCCGCGTTCACCGGGATCTCACCCCACTTCCGCCCCCACCGGCACCTGACGACCGCCGGCCGCCACCGCTTCGAGATGATGATCCGCTTCACCGTCTGGAACCAGATCACCGGCAACACGAGCCTGCTCGCCGCAGCCTGAACCAACCCCGTCCAGGCCCTGGCACACCCTGACGCACCATCAAACCATCATGCCGCCGACAACGTGACAATGGCCCCTTCATCGCCATCGGCGGTCTTCTCGCTTCCTCCGGATCAAGCAGATCCAGTATCGGGCGTGTCACCACTCAGGGGGAGGCCCCGCCCTCCCGCGGACCCACAAGATCCATTGTCAGAGTGTCCGCACGATGGGAGTCACCTCAGGGTGCAGATACCACCCTCGTTGCCGACTCCGCACAGCTTAAAGATCGGGCACGTGTGCGAATGTGACATTGGGGCAGGTCGGTCGATGTAGCCGAAATGAGACCCCTCTGGTTGACCGCCAGGTATCGACTGGAGGTCCTCAAGGAGCAAGCCGCTGACCAGCAGCGATGCGGCCGAGAGTGTCGACTTGAATGAGCCCCGCCCTCGCCGTTCCGGACGGCGTGACAGTGACCCGACAGCGTGACAGCACCGCCTTCGTGCCCGTCGGGCGGCACTTCCGACTCTTCCTCGATTTACCCCATCTGGTGATCCTGAGTATCCGAAGTCGAAAATGAGGAAACAGGCGCATGTCTTATTCAGATCTTATAACCAAATATGGGCCCGGGGTGGCAAGCTTCCTCCCTCGAATCCCGGATCCTGATTCTGCTGCACGCGAGCACCCCGATTGGGTCGCATCGACGGTGGCCGCGGCAATGGCATCGGGAAATTTTCGCATGAACGGGAGCCGTTCATTTTACAGCGAATATCTGCGCGCAGGCACCCAAGGACAGTTCTCTGGGGACTGCGGAACGCTGACGGATGCATTCCTTGAAATAATGGAAGAACTAGGGATCCCATCAAAGCAGCACCGGGTTCAGGACTGCATCGTCTATGCGCCCCTTAACATGCCTGCCCTCGGGGGCGTGATGCCCAACGCGGATAACGGCATGTGGTGCTTTCAGGAACACTACTGGGCTACGGCGGCCGGAAAAACCTACGATCTTCTGTTCGGTGTTGAATCGTCGGCCCTAGCCATGGTCGAGGCTTTTACCGGACAGGATTCGAGCGGCCGAAATTTCTTCACCAGCAGCGACGGAAGCACACTGCTCTACCGCGCGATCGACGGCCACACCCACCCATACACGGCGCAGGCTAATCTGGCTTGGGTCGATCCTGCAACTGGGCCCTTCAATGGCTGCCAGATCCTTTAGCTATGTGATCAGAAACGCTTCGGGTTCTGGTCGTTGGAGGGGCCAGGGCTTGATCAAGTTCCGTGGGTGTCCGGATCAAGGTGTGTCTGATCCAAACGATCCGAGCGGCAGGAATGCCGATGCTACGGAAGATCCACCCCCAGGGCACCGACACGTTGTCGGGGCAGGGTGAGATGATCTTCGGGATGTCCGTCTGGTGAGGGTTCGTGTCGTCTGTGGTGCCGTCGTACAAGAACCACCGGTACCCGGTCGAGGTGATCGCGCACTGCGTGTGGCTGTACTTCCGCTTCCCCCCTCAGCTACCGAGAAGTCGAGGAGCTGATGCTCGAGCGAGGCATCATCGTCTCCTACGAGACGATCCGCCGTTGGTGTCTGAAGTTCGGGCAGGCCTACGCCAACGCGCTGCGCCGGCGCTGCCCGCAGCCCGGCGACAAATGGCACCTCGACGAGGTCTTCATCAAGATCAACGGGGCGTCGAAGTTCTTGTGGCGGGCCGTCGATGCCGACGGCAACGTCCTGGACATCCTGGTGCAGAGCCGGCGTGACAAGGCTGCGGCCAGGCGCTTCTTCCGTCGGCTCCTCACCACGACCGGGCAGGTTTCCCGGGTAGTCGTCGCCGACAAGCTGCGCTCCTACGGGGCCGCGCACCGTGAGGTGATGCCCTCCGTCGAGCACCGCTCACACAAGGGCCTGAACAACCGGGCGGAGAACTCCCACCAGCCCACCAGGCAGCGCGAACGCGCGATGAAAGGCTTCCGCACGGTCGGCGCAGCGCAGCGGTTTCTGTCCGCGTTCACCGGAGTCTCACCCCACTTCCGGCCCCACCACCACCTCATGACCGCCGGCCGCCACCGCTTCGAGATGATAAACCGCTTCACCATCTGGAGCCAGATCACCGGTGCCACCGGCATGCCCGCCACAGCCTGAACCGCAGCCCCTACCAGGCCCCGCCGCACCCTGACGCACCATCAAGCGATCATGACACCGACAACGTGACAGCACCTGTCGATGGACATGATCGGGAACAACTCCGCGAGATCCGGCCCGTTCGACTGCCCGAGGACACCTCACGGCCTGCGCTCCGGAATGCCACCGTGTGACTTCAACAAGCTCGGTTCCGTGGCACGCCGTTTCAAGGGAACCCCAGGGACTATAGAGGACGAGAACAAATGGAAAAAGTATTTATACTGGGGCACGGCGCGCTCCAGCTGGAGGGTGTCGTTAAGATCCCCGAGGGCTGGAGAGTTGTGATGTACGCGGACGCAGGCGAATCGCTGCTTGCCCCGAACGGGCTGGCGGCGCTCTCCTCGGACGGCATGGCCGGCGGCCGGGAAGAGTTCGGTAGGGGCACGGAACTGGATGTGATGCCCAATTACACCCTCAAACCGTTCAGTGACCGTGAAATCGTCCGCGCCTTGGCCTCGAAGGTCACCACGGAAGGTACGTTGTACATCGCCGGGGCGGATATCGATGCCCCCGGATTGGGCCACTTTCCGAGCCTGCGGTCCCCCGTCTCACTCGTCTTCCTGTTCAATGCACTGAACAAGGTCAAGGGGCACATCGGGCCGCTCGACCTCCATCTCGTGATATGCAGGGTCGTAAACCGCGAACAGAAACCAGCCAAGCAGCTGGAATACAGGTCGACCGTGGCCTTCGGTGACGAGAAGAGAAAGTACAGCGATGCCAGCAAGAAGCCTCCTCTGACGGCTGACGACGACAGGCGTTTTGCGCGGCACGCCCGAGAAGTCGACGAAATCTTGAAAATTGCGAAGAGGGATCCGCAGGCCGCGCTGATGCTTCTGAAGAAGGCCCCACAGCACAGGGCCGCAGAGATCGCGTCTTCCGTCTACCCGTCCTTGGAAAAGATCTGGAAGAGGGTCTGCCCTGTCGACGAAGCTGCTTACGCCGACAGCGCCATAGCTTACTTCCCGAACGCGATCGCGGGGGGCAAGTCGCTTCCAGCCGACCTGTTGGACGCCTCGAATGATGAGGAATGGCGTAACGCATTCTACTGTTACCTCAACGGAAACGCGTCAGCCGACCTTAAGAGCATCTCTGCCACCAACCTTTATTACCGCATCGCATCCGCCCTCTGGCGAAATTCCACAACCGATGCGGAGATCGCAGAAATTCAGACATTCGTCGACGATCATGGCGGCGTAATTTCGCTCGCCACATATGAGCTCAATTTTCTGCGGTACAAGCAACTTTATCTGAGTGAAAGAAACTGGGACGGGCTGAAGGACATCGGCTGCGAGATCGGGGAGGATCACCGCACCGAAGCACTTGAGGCGGTGCCGAATGAAATCAAAGCTAGCTACCAGGAAATCCTGTCCCAGCTCTACGAACTCGGCGATCTCGAGCGCCACTGGACGGCTTTCCCCACGTTCTTCACAGAGGTGATTGCGAGTCACCGTCGTCGGTTGGAAAAAGGCATCCGGGACGCGCTCCGGGACGAGGCCCGAGACGGGATCCAGCAGGGCGCGCCGCCCCAGAACATGTGACCCGGACCGTGGCGCTGTGAGCCGTTGACAGCGGCCGAAAGGGCGTTGTCACGTTGTCGGCGGCGTGATCGTTTGATGGCGGGTCAGAGCGTGCCAGGGCCTGGACGGGTGCTGTCACGTCGTCGGTGGTGTGATCGTCTGAGGGCGTGAAGAAGCCGTAGGCGGCTGGCGTGCTCAGGCCTCGGAGGGCATGCCGACGACGCCGGTGATCTGGTCCCAGATCGTGAAGCGGACGGTCATCTCGAGGCGGTGGCGGCGGGCGGTCATCAGGTGGCGTCCGGTTCGGAAGTGGGGTGAGATCCCGGTGAACGCGGACAAGAACCGCTGTGCCCCGCCGACGCTGCGGAAGCCTTTCATCGCCCGTTCACGCCGTCCGCACTACCGTCCTCGGGACTTACTCCACCTGGCCCGCCACCGCCGAGGTCTTCCCCGAGTTCGAGCAGCTCGACCTGATCGCAGCCCACGCCCAGTCCTTGCGCCGCGCCCCCGCCAAACGCCTCGGTCCGCAAGCTGATGGGTGGCTGGCCCGTTCCATCGACCATCCGCCTGCCGACGCACTGCAGTGCGCTGCCGTGATGATCCTCGTTATGCAGATCCTCGACAGCCCGGACGGCCATACCGCCCTTGTCCGGCTGCTGTCCCTGCTGCCGGCAGCCCGGGCCGGGCGCCTGAGAAGCCTCACACCCCACTGCTCACCCTCCATGACCGTCGCGATCGGCGGAGCAGCCCGTCTGCCGCTGGTAGCGGGCGGCCCGCCGGCCCTCTTTCCCCAGCCGCCCACCCACCGCGGCCGCCTCGACCCCCGCACCGTTTCAGACCCCCTCCCCAACGCCTGGACAGCGCCGCTGGACGGACTGGACGGGCCCGCGCGGCATCTGAGGCGCGACGCCGCGATCCGCCTGGTCCAGATGGCCCGCGGTGGGCCACGGACCAGTGCCGGCCGTTACCTCGGTATCCCGCCCGGGGCCCTGCACGCCACCACCCTGACGATCCGCACCTGGCAAAAGCTGCCGGGCAACGCCGAGGCGTACCGGGAAGCGCTCCGACAGGTCGCCGAAATCGCTGTCTCAGAAGGCCGCCGTGGATCTTAGGCTGGCCAGGACCTCACCGCACCGCGGCCGTTGGGGCGAACGCTCCAATACCCACACCCATACCCTCAGCATCTACACGAACGGATCCTGAGCAACAAAGTTGGCCGTCGGAGCCGTCTATGGCGCACCGTCTCAGCGACGGTCGAGGCCTGGACCTGATGGAAAGTCGATCGACGGCCCTGCGTTCGAAGGGCGAGCATGCGTGGCTGCGCCACGCTGAGCGGAGGTTCTGTGGGATCTAGAGACGCCGACATCGACTTCACGTTCACGCAACCGACCACCGCACGCGCGATCGTGGATGCCCTCACCTCGGTGGGCTGGTCGGTGGAGGACCCTGTCGGGGGTGTCACCCACATGATCAACGACGCGGATGACATGTACGAGTGGTACGCCAGCGCCCCCGAAGACATCGATGAGGTGCTGGTACGCCGGGATGCGCCCGGCAACCTGCCGTACACCTTGGCCATCAACGTCTACCACCCGGAAGCCGGGACCGGCGGGATGTTCATGCTGATGCCCGGCAGCAAGGAAGTCTTGTTCTCGCCCAGCATCGACCGCCGGCACATCCCGGCGGCGACTGCGTTCACCGACCTCGCCTGGTACCTGCACGCCCTCGTGCCGGCCCTCGTCACGACGGGGCTCGAAGGGTACGAAGCCAAAGAGATCAAGTACTGAGCAGCGCGACCGGGCCTCGATCATGCCGCCCACGCTGTGCATCGCATGGCACTTGTGCCGGCAACCGAGGATCACTCGATCTCCTTCCGCCAGATCCATACGACGGACGGCGGCCGGGTCCGGTACAGCAAGCGGTGCGAGCTAGACGGGCAGGAGTTGAGCCAGGCGGACATGGGGCGCGCCTACGAGACCGCGACCGGCACGCTCGTGGAGGTCACCGACCAAGACCTCGACGGAATGCCGCTCCCCACGGCCAAGACGATCGAAATCGTCAGCTTCGTCCCGGCCGCCTCGATCGACCCCATCGCGGTCGGTACGCCGTACTACCTGATGGCCAGCGGTCCGGCCTCCGCGAAGCCGTACGTCCTGCTGCGCATGGCCCTGGAGCGCTCCAGCATGGTGGCCGTCGCGAAGGTCGCGCTCCGCGGCCGGGAACGCCTGGCCCTGCTCCGTGTCGTAGGTGAGGCTCTTTGCCTGCACATCATGCTGTGGCCGGATGAGCTGCGGTCCACCGACGGCGTCAGCACCCCGCCGGCCGACGTGAGCCTGCCGGAGGAGGAGGTGCAGGCTGCGGTCGCCCTGACCGAGGCGCTCTCGGGCCGCCCCATGGAGGATCTCCACGACGAGTACCGCGCGGCGCTCGAAGCCGTCATCGCGGCCAAGGCGGAAGGCGTCCGGGCCCAGAGTCCTGAGCTGGCCGAAGAACTCAGCGGACAGGTCCTCGACCTCATGGCCGCCCAGGAGAAGTCGGTGCAGGACGTGAAGGCGGCCTGCGGCGCGCACGGCCAGGAGGACGCGACCGTCCACGAGATGAACACAGTGGGCCTGCACGCACGCAGAACCTCAAGGTGAAAGTGCCGCTGCCCGACGGCGCTAAACTGAGCGAGGGCGTCAGCGGATATGACGAGGAGACCGGTGTATGGACCGTCGGCGCGATGGATCCCGATGATTCCCCTAAGACCTTGACGCTTCCAGTCACGGTTCCCGCTGATGAGAAGAGTATGACCCTCGAGGCGGACGTGGATCAGGACTCGTACGGGGGCGGCCTGGTGGATACCAACCGGGACAACAACTCCTCCAAGACGTCTGTGGACATCGCGCGGAGTGCGAAGCTCACCGTCGGCGTTTCGGTCGTGCCTCCGGAGGCTGATGCGGCGAAGAAGGAGTACGTGCCGGGCGACGACGTAACCTACAGAATCGCTGTCAAGAACGACGGCCCGTCCAAGGCCTCCATGGTGAAGATCGCTCACTCCTTGCCCACGGGCATGAAGCTGGTAGAGCAGGCCGGTCCGGACGGCACAGCGTACAAGGACGGGGTATGGGCCGTCCCCAGCCTCGCGTCAGGGCAGACCGTCGACCTCACGGTCAAGGGCAAGGTCCCTGCCGACGAGGAGAAGACGGTGCACCGGGTGTGTGTCGTAGGGGCCGACATTCCTGACTCGCGTGGTGGCTACAAGACGACGTGCGGTGACGAGAACGCGGTCGAGGGCCACATGGCCGTGAACGAGCTGAAGGTGGTGCAGCGGGCTGCCGCGCTCCTGACGGTGACCCCGGACGGGGATGCGGGCAGCCGCCCGCTGCCTGGTCAGGATGTGTCGTGGACCGTGCAGACGAAGAACCTCGGCGTGTCCAAGGCACGGGGGCTCGAGATCGAGGTTCCGGTGCCCGCA includes these proteins:
- a CDS encoding putative adhesin → MEKVFILGHGALQLEGVVKIPEGWRVVMYADAGESLLAPNGLAALSSDGMAGGREEFGRGTELDVMPNYTLKPFSDREIVRALASKVTTEGTLYIAGADIDAPGLGHFPSLRSPVSLVFLFNALNKVKGHIGPLDLHLVICRVVNREQKPAKQLEYRSTVAFGDEKRKYSDASKKPPLTADDDRRFARHAREVDEILKIAKRDPQAALMLLKKAPQHRAAEIASSVYPSLEKIWKRVCPVDEAAYADSAIAYFPNAIAGGKSLPADLLDASNDEEWRNAFYCYLNGNASADLKSISATNLYYRIASALWRNSTTDAEIAEIQTFVDDHGGVISLATYELNFLRYKQLYLSERNWDGLKDIGCEIGEDHRTEALEAVPNEIKASYQEILSQLYELGDLERHWTAFPTFFTEVIASHRRRLEKGIRDALRDEARDGIQQGAPPQNM
- a CDS encoding catalase family protein; amino-acid sequence: MGFVRYDDLDTDYGPDFEDDLATVVAEVERTVHGSVEAEGEGRAVRFAHAKAYGLLRAEVQVLPPADPAYAQGLFASPGHYPAVIRYSNGLGHVRPDARLGTACGMAIKMFDIPGPSLTDEPAAGTMDYNLINNPVFFANTARDYVVLARLFSQLPDALADRSQRVAWLHAFVTRDGELPPEKWLWDELLAILSQQARPLPHLLHTTFWSMGAVRHGEYVAKVRVAPATGTPAAPARPVDPLSSAHPVRAALLEDVASADHVFDLQVQLCTDLTAMPVENTSVPWPEHLSPFVTVARIIIPAQDVSAPDNLDRADVPSFTPWRTPEEHRPVGQIQEVRRRVYERSSVLRHRLNGQVRVEPRDQDDVLPPAP
- a CDS encoding Ku protein, translating into MALVPATEDHSISFRQIHTTDGGRVRYSKRCELDGQELSQADMGRAYETATGTLVEVTDQDLDGMPLPTAKTIEIVSFVPAASIDPIAVGTPYYLMASGPASAKPYVLLRMALERSSMVAVAKVALRGRERLALLRVVGEALCLHIMLWPDELRSTDGVSTPPADVSLPEEEVQAAVALTEALSGRPMEDLHDEYRAALEAVIAAKAEGVRAQSPELAEELSGQVLDLMAAQEKSVQDVKAACGAHGQEDATVHEMNTVGLHARRTSR
- a CDS encoding IS6 family transposase gives rise to the protein MIFGLGSSGVGFVSSVVPSYANHRYPVEIISHCVWLYFRFPLSLREVEEMMLERGVVVSYESIRRWCLKFGRAYANSLSRRRPQPGDKWHLDEVFIKVNGVQKYLWRAVDADGNVLDILVQSRRDKAAARRFFRRLLTTTGQVPRVVVTDGLKSYGAAHREVMTSVEHRSHKGLNNRAENSHQPTRQRECAMKGFRSVGGAQRFLSAFTGISPHFRPHRHLTTAGRHRFEMMIRFTVWNQITGNTSLLAAA